One region of Sphingopyxis sp. CCNWLW2 genomic DNA includes:
- a CDS encoding MFS transporter: MKVSQARLIAEEWKRAWRPGVAALAAGSLCYSLFPAVSSLFVEPLEQQFGWTRGEIALVHSFGLVTAFAAPVIGRLTDRFGVKPILSIGILLTIFGYVLLALMKGSLSYYYAAYFIFSVAGLATTGITVTRVISGAFDRTRGTALAISRSGLAVVGALMPMLLFPVLVRYGTAGGYLLLGAFMMSIAFPLVRLWLPKHQAVTRTASGAAHGHADGWRELLSKPKVRILIAASVFNYVPVVALMSQLKPLAVEKGLDTVAAVGALSVMGAAAAFGALLSGVLVDRYWAPAVAFILNLAPAMGCLLLLQADVPLWIFYCSVLLVGLGQGAEIDIVAFMIARYFGLRSYATIYSLSTLGIALGVAVGSSLIGRAYDEFGNYDMALMATSASFAIAALCYLAMGRYPEQVPD; encoded by the coding sequence GTGAAAGTTTCGCAGGCGCGGCTGATCGCGGAGGAATGGAAGCGCGCATGGCGTCCAGGCGTCGCTGCTCTTGCCGCGGGCTCCTTATGTTACTCGCTTTTTCCCGCCGTCTCGAGCCTGTTTGTCGAGCCGCTCGAACAGCAGTTCGGCTGGACCCGCGGAGAAATCGCTCTCGTCCACAGCTTCGGTCTCGTCACGGCCTTCGCTGCGCCGGTTATCGGTCGGCTCACCGATCGTTTCGGCGTCAAGCCGATCTTGTCGATCGGCATTCTACTCACGATATTCGGTTACGTCCTGCTGGCCCTGATGAAAGGGTCGCTTAGCTATTATTACGCAGCCTATTTCATATTTTCGGTAGCCGGCCTCGCGACGACCGGGATCACGGTGACCCGCGTCATCAGCGGCGCGTTCGATCGGACACGGGGCACCGCGCTCGCAATCAGCCGCTCGGGCCTCGCCGTTGTCGGCGCGCTGATGCCCATGCTCCTCTTTCCCGTGCTCGTGCGTTATGGGACCGCGGGCGGCTATCTGTTGCTCGGCGCATTCATGATGAGCATCGCCTTCCCGCTCGTGCGCCTCTGGTTGCCCAAACATCAGGCCGTCACGCGGACCGCGTCGGGCGCCGCCCATGGTCACGCCGACGGCTGGCGCGAACTGCTGTCGAAGCCGAAGGTCCGTATTCTAATCGCGGCGTCGGTCTTCAACTATGTGCCCGTCGTCGCACTGATGTCCCAGCTCAAGCCGCTGGCTGTCGAAAAGGGCCTCGACACGGTCGCCGCGGTCGGCGCGCTTTCGGTAATGGGCGCAGCGGCTGCTTTCGGCGCGCTTTTGAGCGGCGTTCTCGTCGACCGCTATTGGGCGCCGGCGGTGGCATTCATCCTGAATCTCGCTCCGGCGATGGGCTGTCTGCTGCTCTTGCAGGCCGACGTTCCGCTATGGATCTTCTATTGCTCGGTCCTTCTCGTCGGTCTCGGTCAGGGGGCAGAGATCGACATAGTCGCGTTCATGATTGCGCGGTATTTCGGTCTCCGCAGCTACGCGACAATCTACAGCCTGTCGACGCTCGGCATCGCACTGGGCGTCGCAGTGGGAAGCAGCTTGATCGGGCGAGCGTATGACGAGTTCGGCAATTACGACATGGCGCTGATGGCAACATCGGCCTCATTTGCCATCGCGGCCCTTTGCTATCTCGCAATGGGGCGCTATCCGGAGCAAGTTCCGGACTGA